The Luteolibacter sp. Y139 DNA window CGAGAGCGATGGTCTTCATGATTATTTCTGCGGAGCGACGGGGGCGTGGCGAATGATGGAATAGTAGGCCTCGTGACGGACCGACTTGTCCCGTGACAAGTCAAAGGTCATGGCTCCCTCGCGAAAGGGCCAAGGCACCTTCCTGGCCCGAATCCCCGATTCCGGCGTGGGATTGCTGTCCTGGCAGACAAAGATGAGCTCGCGCAGGGGAAATCCGGCGTCAGCGCCGGTGACGTCATAGGTCACCAGATGTTCCGTGCGGATCCAGTTTCCCTGGATCACCGTGCTGAGCACGACGTCACTTTTGAAAGTCGCCGTGACTTTCTGTTCTCCCGCCGTCTCCGCCTTCGCCAAGATGATCTTGTCCTCGGGAAGTTGCGCGTTGGTTTTCACCGGGTCGGCGGCGAATGCGAGACACGAAAGGAGTGGTAGCAGGGCGAGCGCTTTCATAGAGGGTTCATGAAGCATGACACCGATCTGAGGATTTCCTTGGGAAATTTTCGCCATGGGCGGGCGGCGTGTTAGCATCGCAACGTGAAGCCGCTCGATGAACGCGATTGGCCGCGCCTGCCGCGTCCGGGCAGCCGCGTGTTCATCGGTGGCGGGGCGGCGGTGCCGCAGGCGCTTGTGGCTTCGATGCTTGCGCATGCGGAGCGCTTCGTGGACCTCGAGATCGTGCACATTCACGGACTCGGTCCCACACCGTGGATCGAGCCGCGCTACGAGCAGGTGATCCGCACGAACTCATTTTTCCTGACGCCCGCGCTGCGCGAGGCGGTGGAGCGTGGCCAGGCGGACTACACGCCCTGTGCGATGTCGGAAGTTCCGGCGCTTTTCCAAACCGGTCGCATGCCGATCGATGTCGCGCTGGTCCAAGTGACGCCTCCGGACGAAAGGGGGCTGTGCTCGCTGGGCGTGAGCGTGGACGTGACCCGCTCCGCGGTGAAGAGCGCCCGCCTCGTGATTGCGCAGGTGAATCCGAAGATGCCGCGGACCGGCGGAGATAGCCTGATCCCGGTCAAGGACATCGACTTCTTTCTCAAGCATGCCGCGCCCTTGCCGGAAGCAGAGGTCGCGAAGATCGATGAGCGTCAGGAACGAATCGGGTGCTATGCGGCACAGTTGATCGACGATGGTGCGACGCTTCAGGTTGGGCTTGGCAATACGCCTGAGGCGGTGGTGCGTGCGCTCACCAAGCACCGGCAGCTTGGCATTCACTCCGGGATGTTCAATGACGCGCTGATGGACTTGGTCCGCTGCGGCGCGGCGGACAATTCGCGGAAGAGCTACAAGCCGGGCAAGATCATCGCCAGCCGTGTGCTGGGCGGTCGCAAGCTGTATCGCTTCGTCGACGGGCATCCCGATCTCGAATTGCATCCGAGTGACTGGGTGAATGATCCGCACCGCATCGCGCGGAATGACCGCATGGTTGCGATCAATGGTGCTCGTGAAATCGACCTGACCGGGCAGGTGGTTCGGGATTCGAGCGGGCACCGTTTTTATGGCGGCATCGGTGCCTTGCAGGATTTCATCCGCGGCGCGGGGCGGAGCAAAGGAGGTAGGCCGATCATTGTGCTCACGTCGCTGACGGATGATGGCAAGGCTTCGCGCATCGTCACGGGATTGCAGCCGGGAAGCGGTGTTTGCACGGGACGGGGTGACGTTCATCACGTGGTCACCGAGTACGGCATCGCCAGCATTTACGGCAATAGCATCCGGGAGCGGGTGGCGAGGCTGGTGGAGATCGCGCATCCCGATCACCGCGAGTCATTGCTGGAAGGTGCGCGCACGCGGGGATGGCTGCCGAAGTTCTTCACCATGCCCGGCGGGGCCCGGGGCGAGGTGGAGAGCGAGTGGGTCACCTTTTCCGGAGCACGCTTTCGGCTGCGTCCGCTTCATCCCAGCGACATGCATGCGCTGCAGTCGTTCTTTTACTCGCACGATGAGGAGACGGTGCGGCTGCGCTACGGCTATCAGCGTGGCCGCATGACCGGCGAGTCCGCCTACAAGCTGGCCGCGGTGGATCAGGCGAAGGATCACGCGCTGGGCTTGTTTGCCGAACAAGGTGGCCGCGAGGAGCTGCGGGCGGTGGGGCGCTTCTATCTCGATCCCTCGGGCAACACGGCGGAGGTGGCTTTCGTGGTTCACGAAAGCACACGGCGTGTGGGGATGGCGGGGTTCCTGTTAGGCGAACTGGCGCAGGTCGCGAAGAAGCGCGGTATCAAGGAATTCTGGGCCAGCGTGCTGGCGGAGAATCACGGGATGGCGGCGCTTTTCGTTCGTGCCGGTGGTGTCTCCGACGGGCTTGGCGAGGACTGTGAATTTCGTCTGCCGGTTTCCCGCATCCTGCGCTGGCGGGACGGCTATCTGGCGGGCAAGACTATCTTCCGCGAGACGAGATGAAACCGATCGGAGTTCACTACGATTCCTGTTACGAGCGGCACGATACCGGTCCCGGTCATCCCGAGTCCGCAGCGCGGTATCGCGTTCTGCGCGAGAAGCTGGAGGATTTGCCTGAGGATATCGTGCGTCTGCCCGGTCGCAGGGCGACGGTGGCCGAGGTCTTGCCCGCCCATGAAGCCTACTATCACGACCTCGTCTATCGCGACGTGATTTCCTGCGCCGATCAGCTGCGCACGGGCGACACGGCGATCTGTGAGGACAGCTACGATGTCGCGCTCGAAGCGACCGGTGCGGTGATCGAGGCGGTGGATGTAGTGATGCGCGGTGAGGTATCGAGGGCTTTCTGTGCGGTCCGTCCGCCGGGCCATCACGCCACTGCCTCGCGAGGCATGGGCTTTTGCGTCTTCAATCACGTGGCCATTGCTGCGAATCATTTGCGCCGGGTTCATGGCCTGAAGCGCATCGCCATCGTGGATTGGGACGTCCATCACGGGAATGGCACCGAGGCGATCTTCGAGGCCGATCCCGGCGTCTTCTACGTGTCGCTCCATGAGGGAAACATTTATCCCTACACCGGGCGTGCTGGCGACCGCGGTTGCGGACCGGGGGAAGGATTCACGCTCAATCTGCCCTTGCCGCATGGTTCCGACGGCAGCGTGGCTCTCGCGGCGTGGGATGCGCATGCGGCACCTGCGCTTGATGCCTTTCAGCCGGAATTTGTTCTAGTGTCGGCAGGCTTCGATGCGCGGAAGGACGATCCTCTCGGCGGCCTGCGGTGGGACGATGAGACCTTCGCTGGATTCACCCGGCGCGTCGTTTCGCTGGCGGAGGCGCATGCACAGGGGCGCGTGGTTTCATCGTTGGAAGGCGGCTACCATCCTCCGGGACTTGCCTCAGCGGCAGTGGCCCATGTCATGGCGCTGCGCTGATCAGAACTGCCAGCCGAGACCGATGGTGAAACCGAACGCGTCGATGCCGGGGTTCGGATCGGTTTGGCCGCCATTCGAGTGGTGGATGAAGTAGGCTCCGCCCAGCACCGAAAGATTCTTTGCAATCTCCTGGCGTACGCCGAGCTGGGAGAACCAGTTCAAGGTGAAGTCCTGGCCCTGGCCTTCGGGGTCGCGGGTGGAGTTCGTCCAGCCCAGGCCGCCGCCGATCGAGAAGAAGAGCGAGGTCTTCTGGTTCGCGAACCAATACTCGATCGAAGGCGCGCCATTGACGCCGAAGTAGTAGTCTTCCGGTCCCTCGACGATCGATTCCGTCAGCAGCGAGAAACGGCTGCGGACGATGAGCCGCGCACCGCTTTCATCTTCCCACCAATTCAGGACTACCGGACTGCGGAGGGTGAACTGGGTGGGTGCGATCTCATAGTCGATGGCGGTGTTGTTGCCGATGTTCCAAAGATAGCCGGATTCGAGCGTGAGTTCCCATGCCTCCGCCGGGTGTTTAGCGGCGGGGAGCTGGCAAAAGGCGAGGTCACTTGAACCGGCGAAAGCGGGGACGGTGAGCAGGGCGAGGGCGGAAAAGGTTTTCATGGGCTTTGAATTCTCAGATGTAGTCCTCTTCGTCTCCGGGCACGGGCGGGATGAAGTCGTCACGTTGAAGCAAGCGCTTGATGTCGAGATCATCCAACAGGTCTTCCGGGGTGCGGACCACCGTCATCGCATAGGGAGCGATGCGATCCATTTCCGCCACCGCGCAGTGGACCATGGAGGAAACGATGTCGGCATCGTAGCGTTCCTTGTCGAAGAGATTGGTGATGCGGAAGACGAGGCGATCGCGGTCGAGGTCATATTCGAAACCGCCGAGATTAAGCGTCTTGTTGGCGCGAGCCAGCAGTTCCAGCACATAGGGCCGGTGCTCGTCATCGAGCGGCAGCGGCATTTCGCCGATGACCGCGAGCGCGTTCATCGGCGGATAGGCCTGGACGGTCATCTCGATGCGCGTGTGGTGGCCGGAGAAGACCGAGCGCAGCACGTCGCGGCCTTCGACCAGTTCGGCGTGCCAACCGTTGGCACCAAAGGCTTCTTCGACGGTGAGGATCTGGCGGGATGGCGGACGCATTTAGTGAGGAGATGGTGAATCGGAGATGGAAGCAACAGGGCTCGCGGGAAGCCGGCCTTGAATCGCCTTGGCGAGCAAGCTGCGGCCGTCCTTGGAGATCGGCGAGAGCGAGAGGTGGATGCCGGCGGTCTTCTCCGCGGAAAAGTGAAGCGTCAACCGCGAGTCATTGATGTCCGCGGCGGCGATCTGCGCCCATGGGATGACCTGCATGTTCGAGGCGGGACGGAAGAACGGGAAAATCTCGACGCCGATTGGGCTGAGCAGCACGTAGGCGTGCTTGGCGCAGTGGACGGCGAGCCAGACGAGCAGGAGCGCGATGCCGATAGGGACGAGGCCCCAGGCAGGGTGGGGGAGTTCCGGAGTATCGGCGCGGTAGGGGGCGACGAGGAAGAACACGAGGCCGGCCATGACGCAGGCGGCAGCGGCGATCCCGAAGACCACGGCCTGCCCGGCGCGGGTGAAGCGCAGTTCCTTCTGGGGCTCGGCGACGGACATGCGGGGAGGGTGGAGTGCCGGGCGTGACGTGCCAAGTGCCAAGGAAGATTGAGGGGAAACCCCTTCCTAACCATTGAGTTCGGCGCGCCGTGCCCTCGGCAACCCGGCGACGACGAGGTCGTAGGAGTGGTCGATCAATTCGCGGACGAGGGTGGATGGGAGCGAGCCATCCAGCACCACGGTGTTCCAGTGGCGCTTGTTCATGTGGTAGCCGGGCAGGATGGCGGAGTACTCGTCGCGCAGCAGCAAGGCGCGCTCGGGATCGCACTTGAGATTGATGCGGGACGGGAAGTCTTCCGGGACCGCGAGGCCGAACATCTTCCCCGCGACCTTGTAGACGAGGACGTCCGGGCCGAAGGGCGTGGTTTCCTCGGAGCCGGGCTTGGACAGGAAGTGTTCGATCGCGTCGGGCAAATCCATGTCCGGAAATTGATGGCCAAGTGCCGGGACGTCGAGATCGGGATTGGCGGAGCCGGGTGACTTTGCTTTTTTCGGACGATGGAGGACGACCAGGAATGGAACTTTCCCGAACCCGGTGATCGCCAGGTGGTGCCGCCGGAGCAGCAGGATCGCTTCCGCCGCTTGCTCACCGAAGTCGTGTTCAGTTCGCTCGGGGCGGCTGTTTTCGGGCTGGCGTCGGCATTGATCCGTCCGCCGGTGAGGATTTCAACGTCGTGGGCGAAGGTTCCACCGCCGCCCCAGTGGGAGATAGTGCTTTATGAATGGCTGCCTCTGGCCTTGTTCGGGATCGCCTTCGTTTGCCTGGTCTGGCTGGTGACCGTGCTGATGCGGATAGGGGAGCTCAAGAAGGAGAGGAGCTGAATGCTCCACGCTCAAGGAGCGGCGGAAACCACCTGCAAGCGGTAAAAGCGCCGCGGCGTGGAAGGGGCTGAAACAGCGTCGGCGAACACATGAGAGCTGCCATCTCCTGTGATCACGCTGCCGAAGGCGTTCCACGGGCCGGAGGACGGATTGTTCGACCACTCCATTTGATAGGTTCGTCCGGCGACGGTGGGAAAGGAGATGGAGACGCCGGAGGCATTCGAGTTGAAGCTGGTGAAGGCGAACTTGCTGGCACCATTGAGAGGCGCGGTGCCGGCGAGAAACTCGTCGGCATTGGTGATGCCATCGCCATCGGGATCGGCCGTCGCGGTGTAGGCAAGGGTGCCGAGTTGCTCGGTCTCCCACCAGTCGGGCAACGAGTCGTTGTCAGTATCGATCATCTTGAGCAGGTCGAGCCTGCCGCCGGAGAGGACCTTTCCTGACAGTGAGGAAACCGCGGTGGTATGGTTGACGATCCGCGAGATCCGCTGGGCCATGGTTTCCGAAGGGAAATTCATCGCGGCGAAAGCGACGGCACCGGTCACATGGGGCGTCGCCATCGAAGTGCCATCCAGATACTGATAGGCGTTCGCGAAATCGACGAAACGCGTGAAGGTGGCCGAGACCGGCAGGGCCAAGGCGGCGATGGACTGGCCATCGGCCTGGGAAATGCGGATGGCGGGGATCAAATTGCTGCCCTCGCCGAGTGTCCAGCCGCCGGTGGAAGTACTGGTGTTATCGTAGATGATGGCCGCAACCGCGCCGGCAGCCATCGCATTGGTGACCTTTTGGGCGAAGGTGAGCGTGCCACGCTGGATGAGAGCGATGTTTCCCGAGACCGCGGAAGGGAATTGGCCGGTCTGGCCGATGCCGCAGTTGTAGATCGATTTCGTGAGGCCGGAGGAACCGGTCGTTCCCGAATACTCGATGTAGCTCGCCGAGTAGTTGGTGCTGCCGATTTTCAAGGCGGTCTGCGACACGTAGGGGAGCGGCAGGGTCGAATAGATCTCGCTGCCGGGCGCGGCGAGATCGACGGTGGTCGCACCATAGTTCGAGTAGCTGGCGAGCTGGTTCGTGGGAGTGAGTGCGGCGACGGAAATGATGTTGGAGACGGCGTAGTTGGCCGGATAGCTGGCGGTGGTGTCGTTGTTCGCGGCGGAGTTTCCGGCCGCGGCGCAGAGGACGATGCCTGCATCGCGCAAGGCCTGGATGGCGGCCAGCTCGGTAGAGGAAGAAGAGCTGCCGCCGAAGGAGGCATTGATTGCGACGATGTTCACCCCGCGCGCCTTCATGCTCACCGCATAGTCGAAGGCGGAGAGAACAGCCGATGATGTGATCGATTCGCCGTTGCTGGATACCTTCAGTGGCAGCAGTTTCGCATGGAATTGCAGGCCGGTGATGCCGAGGCCGTTTCCGCCGGTGGCGGCGATGGTGCCGGCGACGTGGGTCCCGTGCTCGCCGGAGTCGGACATGGAGCCGGTATTGGCGGTAAAGTCGAAGCCATGGACGTCG harbors:
- a CDS encoding GNAT family N-acetyltransferase codes for the protein MKPLDERDWPRLPRPGSRVFIGGGAAVPQALVASMLAHAERFVDLEIVHIHGLGPTPWIEPRYEQVIRTNSFFLTPALREAVERGQADYTPCAMSEVPALFQTGRMPIDVALVQVTPPDERGLCSLGVSVDVTRSAVKSARLVIAQVNPKMPRTGGDSLIPVKDIDFFLKHAAPLPEAEVAKIDERQERIGCYAAQLIDDGATLQVGLGNTPEAVVRALTKHRQLGIHSGMFNDALMDLVRCGAADNSRKSYKPGKIIASRVLGGRKLYRFVDGHPDLELHPSDWVNDPHRIARNDRMVAINGAREIDLTGQVVRDSSGHRFYGGIGALQDFIRGAGRSKGGRPIIVLTSLTDDGKASRIVTGLQPGSGVCTGRGDVHHVVTEYGIASIYGNSIRERVARLVEIAHPDHRESLLEGARTRGWLPKFFTMPGGARGEVESEWVTFSGARFRLRPLHPSDMHALQSFFYSHDEETVRLRYGYQRGRMTGESAYKLAAVDQAKDHALGLFAEQGGREELRAVGRFYLDPSGNTAEVAFVVHESTRRVGMAGFLLGELAQVAKKRGIKEFWASVLAENHGMAALFVRAGGVSDGLGEDCEFRLPVSRILRWRDGYLAGKTIFRETR
- a CDS encoding histone deacetylase family protein; the protein is MKPIGVHYDSCYERHDTGPGHPESAARYRVLREKLEDLPEDIVRLPGRRATVAEVLPAHEAYYHDLVYRDVISCADQLRTGDTAICEDSYDVALEATGAVIEAVDVVMRGEVSRAFCAVRPPGHHATASRGMGFCVFNHVAIAANHLRRVHGLKRIAIVDWDVHHGNGTEAIFEADPGVFYVSLHEGNIYPYTGRAGDRGCGPGEGFTLNLPLPHGSDGSVALAAWDAHAAPALDAFQPEFVLVSAGFDARKDDPLGGLRWDDETFAGFTRRVVSLAEAHAQGRVVSSLEGGYHPPGLASAAVAHVMALR
- a CDS encoding acyloxyacyl hydrolase; protein product: MKTFSALALLTVPAFAGSSDLAFCQLPAAKHPAEAWELTLESGYLWNIGNNTAIDYEIAPTQFTLRSPVVLNWWEDESGARLIVRSRFSLLTESIVEGPEDYYFGVNGAPSIEYWFANQKTSLFFSIGGGLGWTNSTRDPEGQGQDFTLNWFSQLGVRQEIAKNLSVLGGAYFIHHSNGGQTDPNPGIDAFGFTIGLGWQF
- a CDS encoding YbjN domain-containing protein, with protein sequence MRPPSRQILTVEEAFGANGWHAELVEGRDVLRSVFSGHHTRIEMTVQAYPPMNALAVIGEMPLPLDDEHRPYVLELLARANKTLNLGGFEYDLDRDRLVFRITNLFDKERYDADIVSSMVHCAVAEMDRIAPYAMTVVRTPEDLLDDLDIKRLLQRDDFIPPVPGDEEDYI
- a CDS encoding MmcQ/YjbR family DNA-binding protein, producing MDLPDAIEHFLSKPGSEETTPFGPDVLVYKVAGKMFGLAVPEDFPSRINLKCDPERALLLRDEYSAILPGYHMNKRHWNTVVLDGSLPSTLVRELIDHSYDLVVAGLPRARRAELNG
- a CDS encoding S8 family serine peptidase yields the protein MPFLPRILAVLAIATGFAMAEDAYVEGEVLVTFKPTVDNTGADAALARRSLAVAQRFDRISRQRGKVSTLVREKNRGTAKLIAELKADPTVETVEPNYIRHVSAAASGDPDFTKLWGLHNTGQTVNGVVATAGADTRFSEAWALARQNGPEVVVAVADTGLDLTHPDLSGNLWTNPGEIAGNGIDDDGNGRIDDVHGFDFTANTGSMSDSGEHGTHVAGTIAATGGNGLGITGLQFHAKLLPLKVSSNGESITSSAVLSAFDYAVSMKARGVNIVAINASFGGSSSSSTELAAIQALRDAGIVLCAAAGNSAANNDTTASYPANYAVSNIISVAALTPTNQLASYSNYGATTVDLAAPGSEIYSTLPLPYVSQTALKIGSTNYSASYIEYSGTTGSSGLTKSIYNCGIGQTGQFPSAVSGNIALIQRGTLTFAQKVTNAMAAGAVAAIIYDNTSTSTGGWTLGEGSNLIPAIRISQADGQSIAALALPVSATFTRFVDFANAYQYLDGTSMATPHVTGAVAFAAMNFPSETMAQRISRIVNHTTAVSSLSGKVLSGGRLDLLKMIDTDNDSLPDWWETEQLGTLAYTATADPDGDGITNADEFLAGTAPLNGASKFAFTSFNSNASGVSISFPTVAGRTYQMEWSNNPSSGPWNAFGSVITGDGSSHVFADAVSAPSTPRRFYRLQVVSAAP